A genome region from Pseudomonas anguilliseptica includes the following:
- a CDS encoding phage virion morphogenesis protein, producing MFTVQLEHQRLQETLRTIEWAVGDLSRLMRGIAAELASQTEENFEEQGRPDWQPLSDATTERRTKSGTWPGQMLQVSAGGLAASITTQSDDSSALVGSNNPYAAMMQFGGSKSDFPHLWGDIPGREYLPMDADGQLQPEAEEAILDLAMDNLKRAARL from the coding sequence ATGTTCACCGTCCAGTTGGAGCATCAACGTCTGCAGGAAACCCTGCGCACTATCGAGTGGGCCGTAGGTGACCTGTCTCGGCTGATGCGTGGCATCGCTGCCGAGCTGGCCAGCCAGACCGAGGAGAACTTCGAGGAGCAAGGCCGGCCCGACTGGCAGCCGCTGTCGGATGCCACGACTGAGCGACGGACGAAGTCCGGCACCTGGCCGGGTCAGATGCTGCAAGTTAGCGCTGGTGGTCTGGCGGCATCCATCACCACTCAATCAGACGACAGCTCCGCACTGGTTGGCAGCAACAATCCCTACGCGGCCATGATGCAGTTCGGCGGTAGCAAGTCCGACTTCCCTCACTTGTGGGGTGACATTCCTGGTCGTGAGTACTTGCCCATGGATGCCGATGGCCAGCTGCAGCCAGAAGCCGAGGAAGCCATCCTCGATTTGGCCATGGATAACCTGAAAAGAGCCGCCCGCCTGTAA
- a CDS encoding phage minor head protein, giving the protein MAKAPTPADLQAIFGLEPEKAIAYLAAKGYAITWNWQEMLDQAHDQAFTVAKAMRLDLLSDIRDALETALQDGQTLKQFIEQLQPVLEAQGWWGKQVIVDGAGNAELVQLGSPRRLKTIYQTNLQSAYMAGRKASMEDSADTHPYWRYVAILDGRTRPSHRALNGKVYRHDDPVWSAIYPPNGFNCRCRVTALSGSALTRKGLQVESSAGRMQTETVEIGVDKRTGEIRTAQVTGVRTTDTAGKSVMFRTDPGFNHAPGTGLAETLKRKQAAAGLQEV; this is encoded by the coding sequence ATGGCCAAGGCACCCACCCCAGCCGACCTGCAGGCCATCTTCGGCCTGGAGCCCGAGAAGGCCATCGCCTACCTCGCCGCCAAGGGCTATGCCATTACCTGGAACTGGCAGGAGATGCTCGATCAGGCGCACGACCAGGCCTTCACCGTGGCCAAGGCGATGCGCCTGGATTTGCTCTCGGATATCCGCGACGCACTTGAAACCGCCTTGCAGGATGGGCAAACCCTCAAGCAGTTCATCGAGCAGCTGCAACCGGTGCTGGAAGCCCAGGGCTGGTGGGGTAAGCAGGTAATCGTCGACGGTGCAGGTAATGCCGAGCTGGTGCAGCTGGGCAGCCCGCGCCGGCTGAAAACCATCTACCAGACCAACCTGCAGAGCGCCTACATGGCCGGCCGCAAGGCAAGCATGGAAGACAGCGCCGACACCCACCCGTACTGGCGCTATGTGGCCATCCTCGACGGTCGTACCCGGCCCAGTCATCGCGCGCTGAATGGCAAGGTGTATCGCCATGATGACCCGGTGTGGTCGGCAATCTACCCGCCCAACGGCTTCAACTGTCGCTGCCGGGTGACTGCATTGTCTGGCTCTGCGCTCACGCGTAAGGGCCTCCAAGTGGAGAGCAGTGCCGGGCGCATGCAGACCGAAACGGTAGAGATCGGCGTGGACAAGCGCACAGGCGAGATCCGCACAGCCCAGGTGACCGGCGTGCGCACCACCGATACAGCAGGCAAGTCGGTGATGTTCCGCACCGACCCAGGCTTTAACCATGCACCGGGTACCGGGCTGGCTGAAACGCTGAAGCGCAAACAGGCCGCTGCTGGCCTGCAGGAGGTTTGA
- a CDS encoding phage portal protein family protein, whose protein sequence is MSSKGLWVSPTEFVRFSEPASGKGLTDHIASRGRSFDSQALGMYLPNPDPILKAQGKDITVYRDLRSQALVGGNIRRRKSAVLALERDLKRGNAPVRVERFISDWLADLDLDRIIRELLDAPLFGFQPIELMWRPLGLHLVPEDLLGKPAEWFLYDQDNQLRFRARDAGLQGELCDPQRFVVARQDATYNNPYGFADLSMCFWPVVFMKGGLKFWVQFTEKYGSPWVIGKHPRGAATHETDLLLDSLEAMVQDAVAAIPDDSSVEILEAAGKSASADVFRELLVYCRSEINVGLLGQNQTTEANSNRASATAGLEVAKDIRDGDKSIVAATLNAAIRLVVDLNFGENVAAPVYELWEQEEIDKTLAERDKNLTDAGVKFTPAYWKRMYNLEDGDIAEAPAVEADPAFAEPTLRPILDQVALDQVIDNLPAELLQEQAQQAIAPVIEALLRGRSETEVLGLLAEAYPLMDDQALQQTLTRLLFIAGTWGQLTANADRED, encoded by the coding sequence ATGAGCAGTAAAGGTCTGTGGGTTAGCCCCACCGAGTTCGTCCGTTTCAGTGAGCCCGCTTCAGGTAAGGGACTCACCGACCATATCGCCAGCCGGGGTCGCAGCTTCGACTCCCAAGCATTGGGCATGTACCTGCCCAACCCCGACCCGATTCTCAAGGCTCAAGGCAAAGACATCACCGTCTACCGCGACTTGCGCAGTCAGGCCTTGGTGGGCGGCAACATCCGTCGCCGCAAGTCTGCGGTGCTTGCTCTGGAGCGCGACCTCAAGCGTGGTAATGCCCCGGTGCGGGTCGAGCGTTTCATCAGCGACTGGTTAGCCGACCTCGATCTTGACCGCATCATCCGCGAGCTGCTCGATGCGCCGTTGTTTGGCTTCCAGCCTATTGAGCTGATGTGGCGTCCGCTGGGCCTGCACCTGGTACCCGAGGATCTGCTGGGCAAGCCGGCTGAGTGGTTCCTCTACGACCAGGACAACCAGCTGCGCTTCCGGGCCCGTGATGCTGGCCTGCAGGGCGAGCTGTGCGACCCACAACGTTTTGTGGTGGCGCGCCAGGATGCGACCTACAACAACCCTTACGGCTTCGCCGATCTGTCCATGTGCTTCTGGCCTGTGGTGTTCATGAAGGGTGGCCTGAAGTTCTGGGTGCAGTTCACCGAGAAGTACGGCTCGCCCTGGGTGATCGGCAAGCACCCGCGTGGCGCAGCCACCCACGAGACCGACCTGCTGCTGGACAGCCTGGAGGCCATGGTGCAGGACGCCGTGGCAGCGATCCCGGATGACTCCAGCGTTGAGATTCTCGAAGCGGCAGGCAAGAGTGCCAGTGCCGATGTATTCCGTGAGTTGCTGGTTTATTGCCGCAGCGAGATCAACGTGGGCCTGCTCGGCCAGAACCAGACCACCGAGGCCAACAGCAATAGAGCCAGTGCCACAGCGGGCCTGGAGGTCGCCAAGGACATCCGCGATGGTGACAAGAGCATCGTCGCCGCCACCCTCAATGCCGCCATTCGCCTGGTGGTCGACCTCAACTTCGGCGAAAACGTCGCGGCCCCGGTGTATGAGCTGTGGGAACAGGAGGAGATCGACAAGACCCTGGCCGAGCGCGACAAGAACCTCACCGATGCAGGCGTGAAGTTCACCCCGGCCTACTGGAAGCGCATGTACAACCTGGAAGACGGGGACATTGCTGAAGCGCCTGCAGTTGAGGCTGATCCGGCTTTTGCCGAGCCGACCCTGCGGCCGATCCTAGATCAGGTTGCGCTCGACCAGGTAATCGACAACCTGCCGGCTGAGCTGCTCCAGGAGCAAGCCCAACAGGCTATAGCACCAGTGATTGAAGCACTGCTGCGCGGACGTTCGGAGACCGAAGTCCTGGGCTTGTTGGCCGAGGCGTACCCGTTGATGGATGACCAGGCCTTGCAGCAGACCCTGACCCGCCTGCTGTTCATCGCAGGCACCTGGGGCCAGTTGACGGCCAACGCGGATCGGGAGGACTGA
- a CDS encoding terminase large subunit domain-containing protein produces MSDKQPAIQLFNYQKQWLLDRERFKIAMFARQTGKTFTSTLEIVDDCFDVESRGGRTRWVILSRGERQAKEAMEEGVKKHCRAYNMAVQEIEGEFKGSNGERFTMLDVVLPGGSRITALPANPDTARGFSANVFLDEFAFHQDSRKIWTALFPVISNGWKLRITSTPNGKGNKFYELMTDKKLADVWSRHVVDIHRAVADGLPRNVEEMRAALNDEDAWAQEFELKWLDEASSWLSYELINDVEHDQAGRPDLYTGGPCFIGVDIGARNDLFVIWVLEQIGDVYWTREIITRKRAPFHEQDALLDDVFTRYRVLRCCMDQTGMGEKPVEDAKRRHGSMRVEGVIFGTASKLTMATRGKEVFQDMQIRIPLGDTELRNDLHKLQKVAGPTGAPRFIAESDSAGHADRTWACFLALNASDGPNGPVTVKSRRPRQGAHMTQGYA; encoded by the coding sequence ATGAGCGACAAGCAGCCTGCTATCCAGTTATTCAACTACCAGAAGCAATGGCTGCTTGATCGTGAGCGCTTCAAAATCGCCATGTTCGCCCGCCAGACCGGCAAGACGTTCACCAGTACCCTGGAGATCGTCGATGACTGCTTCGACGTCGAGTCGCGCGGTGGCCGCACTCGCTGGGTGATCCTGTCCCGAGGCGAGCGCCAGGCCAAGGAGGCCATGGAGGAAGGCGTGAAGAAGCACTGCCGCGCCTACAACATGGCGGTGCAGGAGATCGAGGGCGAGTTCAAGGGCAGCAACGGTGAGCGTTTCACCATGCTCGATGTTGTGCTGCCGGGTGGTTCCAGGATCACCGCGTTGCCGGCCAATCCCGACACCGCTCGTGGCTTCAGTGCCAACGTGTTCCTGGACGAATTCGCCTTCCACCAGGACAGCCGCAAGATCTGGACGGCGCTGTTTCCTGTGATTTCCAACGGCTGGAAGCTACGCATCACCAGCACGCCCAACGGCAAGGGCAACAAGTTCTACGAGCTGATGACCGACAAGAAGCTCGCCGATGTCTGGTCGCGGCATGTAGTCGACATCCACCGTGCAGTAGCGGATGGCCTACCTCGCAACGTCGAGGAGATGCGCGCGGCGCTCAACGACGAGGACGCCTGGGCCCAGGAATTCGAACTGAAGTGGCTGGACGAAGCCAGCTCCTGGTTGAGCTACGAACTGATCAACGATGTCGAGCATGACCAGGCCGGACGGCCTGATCTCTATACCGGTGGGCCGTGCTTCATTGGCGTCGATATCGGCGCGCGCAATGACCTGTTTGTTATTTGGGTGCTTGAGCAAATCGGTGACGTGTACTGGACGCGGGAGATCATCACCCGCAAGCGGGCTCCGTTTCACGAGCAGGATGCACTGCTGGATGACGTGTTCACCCGTTACCGCGTGTTGCGCTGCTGCATGGATCAGACCGGTATGGGTGAGAAGCCAGTAGAGGATGCCAAACGTCGCCATGGCTCCATGCGTGTCGAAGGTGTGATCTTCGGTACCGCCAGCAAACTGACCATGGCCACCCGTGGCAAGGAAGTGTTCCAGGACATGCAGATCCGCATTCCCTTGGGCGACACCGAGCTGCGCAACGACCTGCACAAATTACAGAAAGTCGCTGGCCCAACCGGAGCCCCGCGCTTTATTGCCGAGTCCGACTCAGCCGGCCACGCCGACCGCACCTGGGCGTGTTTCCTCGCTCTCAACGCCAGCGACGGCCCCAATGGCCCGGTCACCGTCAAATCCCGTCGCCCACGTCAGGGCGCGCACATGACCCAGGGGTACGCATGA
- a CDS encoding DUF3486 family protein, giving the protein MGRKSSIIRLPEAIKSYIEGKLAEGQLTLDELISDLRARFPEQAEEGELPSRAAVHRYGQKLERRLSAIRASTEAAKIIRAQAGDKEDARSEALTAMIQSELFESIMALQEAGDEEMDPAERVGLLATAAKNIATLTRSSVTLKKYQNEAEERARKALLAEQAVKLDEMGKAGTLSAETLQRIRQEVYGL; this is encoded by the coding sequence ATGGGCCGCAAGTCTTCGATTATCCGTCTACCCGAAGCGATCAAGTCCTATATCGAAGGCAAGCTGGCCGAGGGCCAGTTGACCTTGGACGAGCTGATCAGCGATCTGCGCGCACGCTTCCCTGAGCAGGCCGAGGAAGGCGAGTTACCCAGCCGGGCGGCCGTGCATCGCTATGGCCAAAAGCTGGAGCGGCGCTTGTCGGCTATCCGCGCCAGTACCGAAGCGGCAAAGATCATCCGCGCCCAGGCGGGTGACAAGGAAGACGCTCGCAGTGAAGCGTTGACGGCGATGATCCAGTCCGAGTTGTTCGAGTCGATCATGGCCCTGCAGGAAGCCGGTGACGAGGAGATGGACCCGGCCGAACGGGTAGGCCTGCTGGCCACTGCTGCGAAGAACATCGCCACCCTCACGCGCAGCTCGGTGACCCTGAAGAAGTACCAGAACGAAGCCGAGGAACGTGCCCGCAAGGCGTTGCTGGCCGAGCAGGCCGTGAAGCTCGATGAGATGGGCAAAGCCGGCACGCTTAGCGCCGAGACCTTGCAGCGCATCCGTCAGGAGGTCTACGGGCTATGA
- a CDS encoding TraR/DksA C4-type zinc finger protein, producing the protein MDVADLAQDNDFTEAALRAHESGLQRRSGPSAMRCEECGDAIDERRRQAEPGTHHCTECKSTLEQLSKRGLR; encoded by the coding sequence ATGGATGTAGCTGACCTCGCGCAAGACAACGACTTCACCGAAGCCGCCCTGCGTGCCCACGAGTCTGGTTTGCAACGGCGCTCCGGCCCCTCGGCGATGCGCTGTGAAGAGTGTGGCGATGCCATCGACGAGCGCCGCCGTCAGGCCGAGCCTGGCACCCACCACTGCACCGAATGCAAGTCCACCCTGGAACAGCTGAGCAAGCGAGGCCTGCGATGA
- a CDS encoding lysis protein, with product MVGLKNLPQQLLLGLLACLLCACAAGAIGYGFGARHAEALGNASLDRLKAEHAEQARLVAIDSRVQLLQQVERANQAEEKLLGQQSGHDQEHQQLKERIPHVTTVYRPAPAAAPVVIPRCVFTAGWVRDFNLALGAGLPTAEISAAASGTAQAAWPTPGANAELLESGVTPADILAHAQDYGRWARNNLSQLNALLDLQKD from the coding sequence ATGGTCGGGCTTAAGAATCTGCCACAACAGCTGCTGCTCGGCCTGCTGGCCTGCCTGCTCTGTGCCTGCGCAGCCGGTGCCATCGGCTACGGCTTCGGTGCCCGTCATGCCGAGGCCCTGGGGAATGCCAGCCTGGATCGCCTCAAGGCCGAGCACGCCGAGCAGGCACGACTGGTGGCCATCGACAGCCGCGTGCAGCTTTTGCAGCAAGTCGAGCGCGCCAACCAGGCCGAAGAGAAGCTGCTCGGCCAGCAGTCCGGGCACGACCAGGAACACCAACAGCTCAAGGAGCGCATCCCCCATGTCACGACTGTCTATCGGCCGGCACCAGCTGCTGCGCCTGTTGTTATCCCTCGCTGCGTGTTCACTGCTGGCTGGGTGCGCGACTTCAACCTCGCCCTCGGTGCCGGTTTGCCCACCGCAGAAATCAGCGCCGCTGCCTCCGGCACTGCTCAAGCGGCCTGGCCCACCCCCGGTGCTAACGCCGAACTACTGGAAAGCGGTGTCACTCCAGCAGACATCCTGGCCCACGCCCAGGACTACGGCCGCTGGGCCCGCAACAACCTCTCCCAACTCAACGCCTTGCTCGATCTGCAAAAGGACTAA
- a CDS encoding structural protein, with protein sequence MRPETPRGIRNFNPGNIDRVAGVRWQGQATDQSGDPRFVVFNGPRWGVRAIARVLITYQDKRRAKDGSRIDSVREFIERWAPAVENDTSAYVKVVASALGVGPDDETVDVYRYETMRTLVLAIIRHENGPGPLPGGAWYGDTIIVDGLALAGIVPGVQHGKAVAA encoded by the coding sequence ATGCGACCTGAAACCCCTCGCGGTATCCGCAACTTCAACCCTGGCAACATCGACCGCGTGGCCGGTGTGCGTTGGCAGGGACAGGCCACTGACCAGAGTGGCGATCCTCGCTTTGTCGTGTTCAACGGCCCTCGTTGGGGTGTCCGTGCCATCGCTCGGGTTTTGATCACTTACCAAGATAAGCGCCGCGCCAAAGACGGCAGCCGCATTGACTCAGTGCGCGAGTTCATCGAGCGCTGGGCCCCGGCTGTTGAAAACGACACCAGCGCTTATGTCAAAGTTGTAGCCAGCGCACTGGGCGTAGGCCCCGACGACGAGACCGTCGACGTCTACCGCTACGAAACGATGCGCACCCTGGTGCTGGCCATCATCCGCCACGAGAACGGCCCAGGGCCGCTGCCAGGTGGTGCCTGGTACGGCGACACAATCATCGTTGATGGCCTGGCCTTGGCTGGCATCGTGCCCGGTGTACAGCACGGCAAGGCGGTGGCGGCATGA
- a CDS encoding DNA-binding protein: MELRTPDQARAELKAKGISITQWAIANKFSPNLVFEVLGGRKKCVRGQAHEIAIKLGLKDGEICKDPATALESRFVA, translated from the coding sequence ATGGAGCTACGTACCCCAGACCAAGCCCGAGCCGAGCTGAAAGCCAAGGGCATCTCGATTACCCAATGGGCAATCGCTAACAAGTTCTCGCCCAACCTCGTTTTCGAGGTGCTGGGTGGCCGCAAGAAGTGCGTCCGTGGCCAGGCTCACGAGATCGCCATCAAGCTCGGCCTCAAGGACGGCGAGATCTGCAAAGACCCGGCTACCGCACTTGAAAGTCGCTTTGTTGCTTGA
- a CDS encoding transposase family protein, with protein MALTPDIRDYLCELARKLDASGHGERGPLMAAAQEFLDWSSATIYRQLKLACGWDAGRKTRADKGKTSVAGDALQMLGAAQREGVRENGKQTLFTPAARSILEQNGIQLGVSNGHLNRLIRARSLDVTSQRNASPVQALRAPHPNYLHEVDPSLCLVYYLKGRQHIMRDSEFYKNKLENFAKVKLKVWRYVMYDRASGALKVWYCEAAGENQHSLFDFLMFAWSKDAGSLLHGVPLFLLWDKGSANTSSAIKNLLKHLEVTPLEHEAGNARAKGGVEGGNNIVETQFESRLRFQPVNDIAELNAAALAWAEAYNANLIPGQDTRLRRAGLVEPVARYDLWQLIRAEQLRLLPDVAVCRALMTSREEERTVRSDMTISFKHQNAEARMFYDLRGLDGIVVGAKVSVRGLAYGDCAIQIEAPRYDGEMLTYRVEPIRGYDVFGQRLDAAIPGQEYKSQPETAIEKAAKVMDELAYPAQDAKQARSKQVTPFGGKLDSHEHLKDIELPTYLPRQGSTIETPEHLRNDMPKLSALQAMQRIVTAIGHRPQPHPGREHLATQHLQGGRAGRPGQRLDRTVHPAGSRCPGLQCHRPAGRLRSTSCSSR; from the coding sequence ATGGCATTGACGCCTGATATTCGGGATTACCTGTGTGAGCTGGCGCGCAAGCTGGATGCCTCCGGGCATGGCGAGCGCGGGCCGCTGATGGCTGCCGCCCAGGAGTTCCTCGACTGGTCGAGTGCGACCATTTACCGCCAACTGAAACTGGCTTGCGGCTGGGATGCCGGACGCAAGACCCGCGCTGACAAGGGCAAGACCAGCGTGGCCGGTGACGCTCTGCAGATGCTGGGCGCTGCGCAGCGTGAGGGTGTGCGGGAGAACGGCAAGCAAACGCTGTTCACCCCGGCCGCACGCAGCATCTTGGAGCAGAACGGCATCCAGCTGGGTGTGAGCAACGGCCACCTGAACCGGCTGATTCGGGCGCGCAGCCTGGACGTTACCTCGCAGCGCAATGCCAGCCCGGTGCAGGCCCTGCGTGCGCCACACCCGAACTACCTGCACGAGGTCGACCCTTCACTGTGCCTGGTGTACTACCTCAAGGGTCGCCAGCACATCATGCGCGACAGTGAGTTCTACAAAAACAAGTTGGAAAACTTCGCCAAGGTGAAGCTGAAGGTCTGGCGCTACGTCATGTACGACCGAGCCAGCGGTGCCCTGAAGGTGTGGTACTGCGAAGCCGCAGGCGAGAACCAGCACAGCCTGTTCGACTTCCTGATGTTTGCCTGGAGCAAGGACGCTGGCTCGCTGCTCCATGGCGTGCCGCTGTTCCTGCTCTGGGACAAGGGCTCGGCCAACACCAGCAGCGCAATCAAGAATCTGCTCAAGCACCTGGAAGTGACCCCGCTGGAGCACGAGGCCGGCAACGCACGGGCCAAGGGTGGCGTCGAGGGTGGCAACAACATCGTCGAGACCCAGTTCGAGAGCCGCCTGCGCTTCCAGCCGGTCAACGATATCGCCGAGCTGAACGCTGCGGCCCTGGCCTGGGCTGAGGCCTACAACGCCAACCTGATCCCCGGCCAGGACACCCGCCTGCGTCGTGCCGGGCTGGTGGAGCCGGTGGCGCGTTATGACCTCTGGCAGCTGATCCGCGCCGAGCAGCTACGCCTGCTGCCGGATGTGGCGGTGTGCCGCGCGCTGATGACCAGCCGCGAAGAGGAGCGCACGGTGCGCTCGGACATGACCATCAGCTTCAAGCACCAGAACGCCGAAGCCCGGATGTTCTACGACCTGCGCGGCCTGGACGGCATCGTCGTCGGGGCCAAGGTGAGCGTGCGCGGTCTGGCCTACGGCGACTGCGCCATCCAGATCGAGGCACCACGTTATGACGGCGAGATGCTGACTTACCGCGTCGAGCCGATCCGTGGCTATGACGTGTTCGGTCAGCGCCTGGACGCGGCTATCCCCGGCCAGGAATACAAGTCTCAGCCGGAAACAGCTATCGAGAAGGCAGCCAAGGTCATGGACGAACTGGCCTACCCGGCGCAGGACGCCAAGCAGGCCCGCAGCAAGCAGGTCACCCCCTTCGGCGGCAAGCTCGACTCGCACGAGCACCTCAAGGACATCGAGCTTCCGACCTACCTGCCGCGCCAGGGCAGCACCATCGAAACCCCGGAGCACCTGCGCAACGACATGCCAAAGCTGTCGGCCCTGCAGGCCATGCAGCGCATCGTCACGGCCATCGGCCATCGGCCGCAGCCTCACCCAGGCCGAGAACACCTGGCTACGCAGCACCTTCAAGGAGGGCGTGCCGGAAGACCAGGTCAACGCCTTGATCGAACAGTTCACCCGGCCGGCAGCCGTTGCCCCGGCCTCCAATGTCACAGGCCTGCGGGCCGTTTAAGGAGCACGTCATGCAGCAGCAGATGA
- a CDS encoding ExeA family protein, producing MQQQMMKLKRVMWQLDISQREMADAIVKPDGESISQSTMAQLVNHGMWPKTLERLNLERQITTLLFARGANDDHIRDLFVMEEADAAQVLVGRAASVPRNANSKESDYMLLRKNTLTRQAKEHFRLPRDPFTDEMQEEEDVFLSDDIRYVRQAIRQTAKHGGMLAVVGESGAGKSTLRQDLLEWIHVNREPITVIPPYVLGVEEDNVKGKTLKALDITAAIIRNIDPSIKPRRSQEDRSRHMHELLMSSAQAGRRHVVIIEEAHSLPITTLKHIKRFYELEMGFKKLLAFILIGQTELGDKLSEYNPAVREVVQRCELVRLKPLDNHVEAYLKHKFARIEVDYQGIFEPCAFEEIRNRLRMSMTGGRGAAREVKTISLCYPLAVNNLVSGAMNLAVKLHENKVTGELVIASLRDGEV from the coding sequence ATGCAGCAGCAGATGATGAAGTTGAAGCGTGTCATGTGGCAGCTCGACATCTCCCAGCGGGAGATGGCCGACGCCATCGTGAAGCCTGATGGCGAGTCCATCAGCCAATCCACCATGGCCCAGTTGGTCAACCACGGCATGTGGCCAAAGACCTTGGAACGCCTGAATTTGGAGCGTCAGATCACGACGCTTCTGTTCGCCCGAGGGGCGAACGATGACCACATTCGCGACTTGTTCGTGATGGAAGAAGCCGATGCAGCGCAAGTCTTGGTCGGCCGCGCTGCATCGGTGCCCCGCAATGCCAACAGCAAAGAGAGCGACTACATGCTACTACGAAAAAACACTCTGACCCGCCAGGCCAAGGAACACTTCCGTCTGCCCCGCGACCCGTTCACGGACGAGATGCAGGAAGAGGAAGACGTGTTCTTGTCCGATGACATCCGCTATGTGCGCCAGGCTATTCGTCAGACGGCCAAGCACGGCGGCATGTTGGCGGTGGTAGGTGAGTCCGGCGCGGGTAAATCGACTCTGCGCCAGGATCTGCTGGAGTGGATTCACGTCAACCGTGAGCCCATCACGGTTATCCCGCCCTATGTGCTCGGCGTAGAAGAAGACAACGTCAAGGGTAAAACGCTCAAGGCGCTCGATATCACTGCTGCGATCATCCGCAACATTGACCCGAGCATTAAGCCACGCCGCAGCCAGGAAGACCGCTCGCGGCATATGCACGAGTTGCTGATGTCCAGCGCCCAGGCCGGCCGTCGACATGTGGTGATTATCGAGGAGGCACACAGCCTGCCCATCACCACCCTAAAGCACATCAAGCGCTTCTACGAGCTGGAGATGGGCTTCAAGAAGCTGCTGGCCTTCATCCTGATCGGACAGACCGAACTGGGCGACAAGCTCAGCGAATACAACCCAGCGGTGCGCGAGGTGGTTCAGCGTTGCGAGTTGGTTCGCCTCAAGCCCCTGGACAACCACGTCGAGGCTTATCTCAAGCACAAGTTCGCCAGGATCGAGGTGGACTACCAGGGGATCTTCGAGCCCTGCGCCTTTGAGGAGATCCGCAACCGCCTGCGCATGTCCATGACCGGTGGGCGCGGCGCAGCGCGCGAGGTGAAGACAATCTCCCTGTGTTACCCGCTGGCGGTGAACAACCTGGTCTCCGGCGCGATGAACCTGGCGGTCAAGCTGCACGAGAACAAGGTAACCGGCGAGCTGGTAATCGCCTCCCTGCGCGACGGGGAGGTGTGA
- a CDS encoding DUF3164 family protein, whose amino-acid sequence MNTNQTPVPAGYVRNGAGHLVPEHQVREHDKLRDGVAGDLARMALDINKALVGFKTKALADIDDLIAISNEKYGVTIGGKKGNASITTYDGRFKVERQMAERLSFTEEILAAKELIDRCIRKWSEGANNHLRVLVDRAFRANKQGQIKTGDVLSLLRIEIDDPDWKLAMEALKDSIQVNGTAVYIRVYQRVGETDRYDPINLNIAAV is encoded by the coding sequence ATGAATACCAATCAAACACCGGTACCTGCCGGCTATGTGCGCAATGGCGCAGGCCACCTGGTGCCTGAACACCAGGTGCGTGAGCACGACAAACTGCGCGATGGGGTGGCAGGTGATCTGGCCCGCATGGCGCTGGATATCAACAAGGCCCTGGTCGGTTTCAAGACCAAAGCCCTGGCCGATATCGACGACCTGATCGCCATCTCGAATGAGAAGTACGGGGTAACCATCGGCGGCAAGAAGGGCAATGCCTCGATCACCACCTATGACGGCCGGTTCAAAGTCGAACGCCAGATGGCCGAGCGCCTGAGCTTCACTGAGGAGATCCTCGCGGCCAAGGAACTGATCGACCGCTGCATCCGCAAATGGAGCGAGGGAGCCAACAACCACTTGCGCGTACTGGTTGACCGCGCATTCCGCGCTAACAAACAGGGCCAGATCAAAACCGGCGACGTCCTCAGCCTGCTGCGCATCGAGATCGACGATCCCGACTGGAAGCTCGCCATGGAAGCGTTGAAGGACTCCATCCAAGTCAACGGCACCGCCGTCTACATCCGCGTCTATCAGCGTGTCGGTGAGACCGACCGCTACGACCCTATCAACCTCAATATCGCGGCGGTGTGA
- a CDS encoding DUF2786 domain-containing protein, with product MDQERILEKIKKCMEMAKSKTANPNEAEIALRQAHKLMEAYNLELGDVLASMAGEVKVFAGSEGEPPAWRVRLAQVCGHAFGTHLIIRSGWIEAASFIFVGCAAAPELAGYTSARPS from the coding sequence ATGGATCAGGAACGCATCCTCGAAAAGATCAAGAAGTGCATGGAGATGGCGAAGTCAAAGACCGCCAACCCCAACGAAGCGGAGATCGCCCTGCGCCAGGCACACAAGCTAATGGAGGCCTACAACCTGGAGCTGGGTGATGTGCTTGCGAGTATGGCGGGCGAGGTGAAGGTGTTTGCAGGCTCCGAGGGCGAGCCGCCTGCCTGGCGGGTTCGATTGGCCCAGGTTTGCGGTCACGCATTCGGTACCCACCTGATCATCCGCAGCGGCTGGATTGAGGCAGCGTCCTTTATCTTCGTCGGCTGCGCAGCAGCCCCTGAGCTGGCCGGCTACACCTCGGCCAGGCCAAGCTGA